From Microscilla marina ATCC 23134:
CCTTCTGGGTCCAGAATGTCGTCACCTTTTTGTAAGGTCTTGGCATACTGCCAATCCCATATTTCTTCTGGAATTTTTTCTTTGATAATTTTTCTTTTCTTAGGGTTTTCCTGAATCAAAAAACCATTGCAAGGTATGCGGTGGCTCAAAGGAATAGTGCGAATGGTAAACATGCCATCGCTCATGATCTCTTCCGACTCGCCTACCTTCAACTCTTTGAAATGAATTTTATAGTTGAACCGGGTTTGACTGTACTTAAGTTGTACGCTAATGATTTCGGCAAGCCCCGGAGGACCGTATAAATACAAGTCTTGATTGCGTTTGTTGAGGTGCATTGACGATAACAAACCTATCAACCCCAGGTAATGGTCGCCGTGCAAGTGACTGATAAATATATGCTTGATTCGGTTAATCCTGATTTTTAGCTCCTGCAATCTCATCTGGGTTCCTTCGCCACAGTCTATCAGCAAGTGGGTATGAGGCAAAGAAACGATTTGAGAAGTTGGATAACGCCGGAAATCGGGAGCAATAACAGGAAGGGCAGCACCACTACCTAATATGGTTACTTGAAACATGTGATGGTATTACAAAAATAGTATGCACCTTATAGGTATAAGGGCTTGACTGAAAAATTTTTGATGGCTGGTGTTGTTTGCGCGTAATGGTTCGGGTTGTTATGCTTGTTTGGTTCTTAAAAAGAATTAAAGAGTCTGTTTGGGCATTATACCAAGGTACAAAACACAAACAGACTCCTTATATTTAAACCAACAATGATTGTATTAACCTTCTCCACCGTCTTTGGCAACGTCGTTTTCCACTTCATTCATGTGTATAAATTGAATGGCTTCTTCGTTGGTAGGCAAAATCTTCAATACTTTGTCAAGTTGAGAGATTTTTATAAGCTTCATTACGTGGTCGGTAATACCAGTTAACACCATTGTTCCTTTTGCATCCATGCAAAGTCGGTTTGCAATCAATAATGCACCCAATCCAGAAGAGTCTACGTATTTCACTTTGCTCAAATCAATCACAAAATTCTTGGCACCTTCTGCATTGAGGGTTACAAAAGTACTTTTAAGCTCAGGTGACAAAGTAGCATCCATCTTTTCGTTTTGCAACTGAATTAGTGTGTATTTAGGTTGTTTGTCGAGAGAATACTTCATCAATATATTGGTTTATTTTGTTTAAATACAAGTTTATATTACGGCACTGATACGCTGTTGCAAATTTGCATAACGATCGGTGTCTTCAGATTTTTCAAATTTATTATTTGTCAATTGCTCATAAAGTGCAATGTACTCAGAAGATACTGCGGCGATCCATTCGGGAGTCATTTCGGGTATTTTTTGTCCTTCCTGACCATTAAATCCGTTTTCCATCAACCATTTGCGTACCATTTCTTTTGAACGCTGTGGTTGTGGTTGGTTTTGCTGTTGGCGCTCCTGATAACCCTCTATGTTGAAATAACGGGATGAGTCGGGGGTATGGATTTCGTCTATCAGATAGATTTTACCCTCAAAGTGCCCAAACTCATACTTGGTATCGGCAAGAATAAGCCCTTGTTTTTGAGCGATTTCGCTGCCTCGTTGAAACAAAGCTAAAGTATACGCTTCCAATTTATCAAGAGTTTTTTTATCAACCAACCCTTTTTTTACAATATCTTCAGAACTAATGTCTTCGTCATGTTCGCCTTGTGCGGCTTTAGTAGAGGGAGTTATGATGGGTTGGGGCAGTGGGTCATTTTCTTTGAGACCTTCTGGCAACTTGTATCCATTCATTTCACGCACTCCTTTTTTGTAAGCTCTCCAGGCGCTTCCGGCAAGGTAGCCCCTTACTACCATCTCTACTGGGTAGGGAGTACATTTATAACCATACGCCACGTTAGGATCGGGACAGTCGATGATCCAGTTGGGCACAATATCCTGGGTTTGTTGCATAAAAAACCAAGATATTTGATTAAGCACCTGCCCTTTGTAAGGGATGGCTTCGGGCAATATCACATCAAACGCCGAGATACGGTCAGAGGCTATGACAGCCAGATGTTTATCAAACATATACACATCTCTTACCTTTCCCCGGTAAAAGTTTTGTTGCCCTTCGAAATGAAAATTAGTTTCTTTGATAGTATTGTTTTGCATTGTACCTAAAAGTAGGGACATATTATTTTTCGTTGAAAGGCAAATATAATGAAAATATCAAGAAAAAAAGTTTTCACTAATTTAAAGATTGTATTTACACATAGTTTGGGTCATTTTTTAAATTTGAGTCCACTAGT
This genomic window contains:
- a CDS encoding ribonuclease Z; translation: MFQVTILGSGAALPVIAPDFRRYPTSQIVSLPHTHLLIDCGEGTQMRLQELKIRINRIKHIFISHLHGDHYLGLIGLLSSMHLNKRNQDLYLYGPPGLAEIISVQLKYSQTRFNYKIHFKELKVGESEEIMSDGMFTIRTIPLSHRIPCNGFLIQENPKKRKIIKEKIPEEIWDWQYAKTLQKGDDILDPEGKVLISAKDVTVQPKSRAYAYCSDTAYHEPIIEHIKGVDMLYHEATFTSEEIDRATDTFHSTARQAATIATKAEVGKLLIGHFSSRYRNYLDPLIKEAREVFSESYLAVEGSTFVLEKELMPVE
- a CDS encoding STAS domain-containing protein; protein product: MKYSLDKQPKYTLIQLQNEKMDATLSPELKSTFVTLNAEGAKNFVIDLSKVKYVDSSGLGALLIANRLCMDAKGTMVLTGITDHVMKLIKISQLDKVLKILPTNEEAIQFIHMNEVENDVAKDGGEG
- a CDS encoding phosphoribosylaminoimidazolesuccinocarboxamide synthase encodes the protein MSLLLGTMQNNTIKETNFHFEGQQNFYRGKVRDVYMFDKHLAVIASDRISAFDVILPEAIPYKGQVLNQISWFFMQQTQDIVPNWIIDCPDPNVAYGYKCTPYPVEMVVRGYLAGSAWRAYKKGVREMNGYKLPEGLKENDPLPQPIITPSTKAAQGEHDEDISSEDIVKKGLVDKKTLDKLEAYTLALFQRGSEIAQKQGLILADTKYEFGHFEGKIYLIDEIHTPDSSRYFNIEGYQERQQQNQPQPQRSKEMVRKWLMENGFNGQEGQKIPEMTPEWIAAVSSEYIALYEQLTNNKFEKSEDTDRYANLQQRISAVI